A genomic segment from Thermus neutrinimicus encodes:
- a CDS encoding ABC transporter permease yields the protein MELFRLVLRNLLARPVRSLLTLLGVLIATTSMVLFLSFGEGLRRSLAQELSRVGPAIQLVPEGVEDLGFSGYPEITPEEYRRALEAGKELGVRGIIPTLFLARGGFDPQTSFFFQGLPEGVAPDLLYPGVRAREGRLLPSAKGAIVGAKVAKRSQLALGNPLRLSPRVELRVEGILEESGGLADNLIFVPLQPLQEVLGTGNYTALLVALNPGQKAEEVARALEARLPGLKAQTTGDVMRFAERALRISDLVRFGISLVALVVGGLLVANTVMMSVYERTREFGVMRALGAKRGFIFRLVVLEALLLASLGGALGLALGSVVSHAINLYTLDQVGLALSAVTFRLSLFALLVALGLGLSAGLLPAYHASRIPVVEALGRV from the coding sequence ATGGAGCTTTTTCGCCTGGTCCTTCGCAACCTCCTGGCCCGTCCCGTGCGCAGCCTCCTCACCCTCTTGGGCGTGCTCATCGCCACCACCAGCATGGTCCTCTTCCTCTCCTTCGGGGAGGGCTTGAGGCGCTCCCTGGCCCAGGAGCTATCCCGGGTGGGCCCCGCCATCCAGCTGGTGCCCGAGGGGGTGGAGGACCTAGGGTTTTCCGGCTACCCCGAGATCACCCCCGAGGAGTACCGGCGGGCCCTGGAGGCGGGAAAGGAGCTGGGGGTAAGGGGCATCATCCCCACCCTCTTCCTGGCCCGGGGAGGGTTTGACCCCCAAACCAGCTTCTTCTTCCAAGGCCTGCCCGAAGGGGTGGCCCCGGACCTCCTCTACCCCGGGGTGAGGGCTAGGGAAGGCCGGCTTCTTCCCTCGGCCAAGGGAGCCATCGTGGGGGCCAAGGTGGCCAAGCGAAGCCAGCTTGCCTTGGGAAACCCCCTTCGGCTTTCCCCCCGGGTGGAGCTACGGGTGGAGGGCATCCTCGAGGAAAGCGGGGGGCTTGCCGATAACCTCATCTTCGTGCCCCTACAACCCCTTCAGGAGGTCCTGGGCACGGGGAACTACACCGCGCTCCTCGTGGCGCTAAACCCTGGGCAGAAGGCGGAGGAGGTGGCCCGGGCCCTCGAGGCCCGCCTCCCAGGCCTCAAGGCCCAGACCACGGGGGATGTGATGCGTTTTGCGGAAAGGGCCTTGCGCATCAGCGACCTGGTGCGCTTCGGCATCAGCCTGGTGGCCCTGGTGGTGGGAGGGCTTCTGGTGGCCAACACGGTGATGATGTCCGTGTACGAGCGCACCCGGGAGTTCGGGGTCATGCGGGCCCTGGGGGCCAAGCGGGGCTTCATCTTCCGGCTGGTGGTGCTGGAAGCCCTTCTTCTGGCCTCCTTGGGTGGAGCCCTGGGCCTGGCCTTGGGAAGCGTGGTTTCCCATGCCATCAACCTCTATACCCTGGATCAGGTGGGCCTGGCCCTTTCCGCCGTCACCTTTAGGCTTTCCCTCTTCGCCCTCCTGGTGGCCCTGGGGCTTGGGCTTTCCGCGGGGCTCCTTCCCGCCTACCACGCCAGCCGCATACCCGTGGTGGAAGCCTTGGGGAGGGTTTGA
- a CDS encoding NIPSNAP family containing protein — protein MTVQMRRYRLKEGTREAFQKVFLEVIVPLRQATGFQVLGAYWIGEREFLWFVGHENFQEAEKAYYGHPERQRVDPSQFLEEMETRFVERLL, from the coding sequence GTGACGGTCCAGATGCGCCGTTACCGGCTTAAGGAAGGCACCAGGGAGGCCTTTCAAAAGGTGTTTTTGGAGGTCATCGTCCCCTTGCGCCAGGCTACGGGCTTTCAGGTGTTGGGGGCCTACTGGATCGGGGAGCGGGAGTTTTTGTGGTTCGTGGGCCACGAGAACTTTCAGGAGGCGGAAAAGGCCTACTACGGGCACCCCGAACGCCAGAGGGTGGACCCCAGCCAGTTCCTGGAGGAGATGGAGACCCGCTTTGTGGAAAGGCTCCTTTAG
- a CDS encoding ABC transporter ATP-binding protein, with the protein MTSLLRAENLGKRYRQGDKEVVALEGFTFAFPQGSTAVVGPSGSGKTTLLNLLAGFDLPTEGGVYLGELALNRLSEDQRAEVRLKHMGFVFQQWNLIPTLTAWENVAFPLLLAGLPPKARKERALELLERVGLLERAHHLPSRLSGGEQQRVALARALALDPPILFADEPTGNLDAASREQVSALLFQAGRERTLILVTHDLELAARAERILHLRGGRLVRQEVPGPPR; encoded by the coding sequence ATGACGAGCCTCCTGCGAGCGGAAAATCTCGGTAAGCGCTACCGGCAAGGGGATAAGGAGGTGGTGGCCCTGGAGGGGTTTACCTTCGCCTTTCCCCAGGGGAGCACCGCGGTGGTGGGGCCCTCGGGGAGCGGCAAAACCACCTTGCTAAACCTCCTTGCGGGCTTTGACCTGCCCACGGAAGGCGGGGTGTACCTGGGGGAGCTGGCCCTAAACCGCCTTTCCGAGGATCAAAGGGCCGAGGTACGGCTTAAGCACATGGGCTTCGTCTTCCAGCAGTGGAACCTCATCCCCACCCTCACCGCCTGGGAGAACGTGGCCTTCCCCCTCCTCCTCGCAGGCCTTCCCCCCAAAGCCCGCAAGGAAAGGGCCCTGGAGCTCCTAGAAAGGGTGGGGCTTCTGGAAAGGGCCCACCACCTGCCAAGCCGCCTTTCCGGGGGGGAGCAGCAGCGGGTGGCCCTGGCCCGGGCCCTGGCCCTAGACCCCCCCATCCTCTTTGCCGACGAGCCCACCGGCAACCTGGACGCCGCCTCGAGGGAGCAGGTTTCGGCCCTGCTCTTTCAGGCGGGGCGGGAGCGCACCCTCATCCTGGTCACCCACGACCTGGAGCTGGCCGCCCGAGCGGAACGCATCCTGCACCTCCGGGGAGGGCGGCTGGTACGGCAAGAGGTACCCGGCCCTCCCCGGTAA